CACCAGCACGGTCggacttttctccaatgaatgATTAAGCAGAGAAATAAAGGTTACCAGTGCTTTTCTTCCACAGAAcatatgcaaatgtaatttccaATGTTCTGCATTCTGGTAAGTTGGGCTACGTGGCTTTTGGTTGGGCGCAACCTCCTTTTATTCTCTTCTACGCTCTGGTCTTTGCCGATCCATTTAACTGGACCGACGCCACCGCAATCTTTGTTCAGATGGAGAAAGTCCCACATCTGTGTCCGGGGACTCTGTAGGACCACTGCAGCCTTATTTATAGAGCTTTTTTTTGGCAGGCGGTGCTACTTGGTTTTAGTTTTGATCAGTAATGCAAAGTTTGAGCACATGCAATCTAGAGCACATGCAAAAATAGCTTTCAGAAAAATTGATATACAATTAAATGCCACAGTGCTTTGAATTGTAGGTctctgctgctgaaaaaaaaaacctgggaATACTGTGTCACACGTTTAAGAATAAGAACACCCTCAGAGAGGGTGTGAGTGTATACCAGGGCTGAGACCAGACACATGGGGGAAGAAATATTCATCACCTGGTAGACTTTGGTAAACATTGTGCCAATGGCCCCTCGGCACCATCCATGGATGCCACCGCAGTACTTTCCAAGGAGATGCTGGGATTCTGAATATGTGCtttcagtccattgcaggagtATTTGACACATAACCCCAATGTGGTAGCCATAGCAGTGTGTGGTTTTGTCTTGCAGTTATTTTCTGACCCTGTCATCCAGCTTCCGTCCAtcctgctctgctttcctcagCTAACAAACCAAAAAGTGAAATGAGGGCAGGCTACAGCCTTCCGAATCTGTACGCTTTAACATGATTCCACTGCCGGCTGAAGCATGTGGTCGCCCTCCCACCTGGCACCTTTGATTTGCTCCTTTGGAAATCATGGGAAAATTGAGGGCTGCACTAGGTAAGACATGTGCGGCACCGCCAGGTGTCATTGGAGACTTCTATGCCTGTTATTTGTTTCCACTATAACCATTTAGTACAAACCAGCTATCTGTGAATCATCACAGGCATCAGACAGCCGATAGAgtttgtacagtgtttttgaCAAAAGGGACCTCAGAAGCACTTTCCTTCTTACTATGCGGGGCTGTCGCTGTGAGCAAAGCGGCAGTGATGTCAAGGCCTACATCCCTTCCCTGGATCCTTTCTGCTGGAAGCAGCTCATGAATAGCATACAAAAGACCAAGAATGATGAACGTACAATACTGAGAATGTGCAGAGATACATTTCTCTGCTttagaaaattaataagaaaaccTTTAATTTGCTGGTGAAGAATGATTACTGCTAGAGAAAGCTAAATGAGGAAATCAATGCAAATGAACCAACCTGTTTTGTGTGAGTGTGATATTTGTCAAAATGACTCTAGTTAAGGATTGCTGCAAGGAACGTGTGCTGTCGAAGAGCAAACTGGAGTTTGCgaaaacaaaatttttggaGGAGAGACCATACCCATGGCCATGCCCAGATGTCAGTCAAACACAATGTATAATAAATGCCCACTAACTTTTACACTCTGGCATGTTTTCTGCAAACCCACAACCAAATCCCTATGTCCACCTTGCTTTTGCACAAAGTGTCCTATGGGGACTCAGCATCTTCGCTGGATAGTTGGTACAAGCCGTCCAGCggaggccaagatggaaatTTCACTAAAGCCAAACACATGATCACAGTCTAATCCTTGGAAATACCGGATGTGAGAATGTGGTCAGTGGCGTTTGGATGGCTGTGTGCCTGTCTTTGTCCTACTTGTCCTGGCGAGCGTTGGAGGAGCACACTAGGGGTTAACAGTATTCCTGCCATTGCTCTTCTTGTCTCTGTTGTTTTGCTGCTGTGGTTCTTGACACCTTCCTCTACGTCTGACTCACAGCTGAGTTGGAGTTTCGGTCTCTGCGGTGGCCTGTACAGCCGAGTGTGTCTCTCCGTGACCAGCCCAACGGCTCTGCTCAGATTCGTAACGGAAGGCCCGTCCATCGGCTTTCTGAACGTTCTCGTAGGACTGGAAAGTGTTACGTGGCCCGTGGAGAGCAGCCCTCATTCATTTGCCCGGTCGACCTTTTCAACAGCGTGGCACCCACTTGTGAAATACAAAAGGCAAGAAATGACAGCAGCATTTCCCTCGAGATTCGCAGGGCTTTCGCATTAAtccagcagtgctgctgccttgttaatttgttctttaacgAGGACGTCTAAATGTATGTCTGGGACAGAACAGGTCGTGTCACATTTTCGAATGTCGTATTTACATCATGACATTCACATCAGAGTTTCACAGAATCCGTTGCAAATTTCTTCTTCTGAAGCCACCCTGACCGGCTCGAAAAGCGAAGCAAAGCGCAGGTGCTCTTTTTCTACATGGACATTTTCACCTGGAGTCCGCGGCATCGGAAATATTGACCGATTTCCTGGCTTTTGCGGCAGAGCTTAATGGATTTATGTTTATCGTTCCCTCAGCAATTTATCCCTGGTCTGTGGATGAACGATTGCaacaattaatttaaagatGCCTcagaaacacataaagagcaacCTATTGATTACCAAAACAGTAAAGGTCACATTTAAGGTCAAATGTGTATATGACTCACTTGAAGCACTTCATTCAAGTGGTATGAACACTTTTCACTTATTGTGGCTAAGGTcataaaatatttgcaataaCTACTAGATGGGGCTGTACCAGACATGGAGGAGACACATTAGGCTTGCTGGAACACCCACCAAATGTAATGCTCACGAGTTCGGTGAGCTTGGCTAGAAGGTATGCTATTCCCAGAAGACCTCGGTATTTCTGTTCCAGCGAGTGATTTGCTTTATTCAAATATTCTGCGGTACAATTAAGAGAAACCAATATGGATACAAGGGTCTTAATCATGCATTTTCCCTCCAGGACCATCCAGTTTGCTAACAATCTGAATGTGAGGGAAAATAATTCCTGATCCTGCTGTCCGTGCAGGATTGTGCGTGGCCGCGATCAGGCCGTGaatcagtttctgcctgtaagGCGGTACTCCCACGCACCCCAgcagtgcgcgcgcacacggtCTGCGATCACACGCATCGGCTTCAGCAGAATGTGAAATATGCAGCTCGAGAGGAGTGCACGAAGCCCGCGCTCTGATTGTGGACAGGAGAGAGGGCTTAACTGCAGCACCAAAACTGCTCGGTGTCTCCTCAATGGGGTGGACGTTTGTAAGGAGGGCTTGCAAGCTGGGGCTGTTGCTCACTGATCCTTAGCAGCTATGCCACCAATCCTCCCTAACTCCACCTCaaaatcacatttactcatatcttcaactgacacttttctccaaagcaacattaagATATTtgcaattctttacccatttatacagctgggtaactttactggagcaatttagggtaagtaccttgctcaaggtgagattcaaaccagcaacctttgggtgcaaaggtagCTATTCTAGCCACTACGCAACAGGCTGCCGCTGACTTAgagcccatttatacagctgggtatttgtaCTGGAATAATGTCTGAGTCAGTGCCTCTTGacaaagggtactacagcaggaggtgggatatgGACCCAGATCTTTTGAGTCCAACTCACTATTGTGTGGAATAACTATTTAATTACAAATAGAAAAGAAACTTCTCAAAATTCCAGTCTTAACTGGTAGCTGGTTGGAATTGATTTTTTAAGGCAGTTTCAGGTCCTTTGGAGTTTCAATAATGAGACAAAAATAAGCTGAAAAAAGGTCCATGACATTTCTGAAGAGTCTCCCCACATGTTACCCCATTGCAGATAGCCACCTGGCTGCAGTCTCTCCACCATGCCTATTTTAAGCCCACTGTCCCTTAACTGCCTGTGCTCATAAAGCAGACCTTCCCAAACCTCCTGAATAGAggtattccagaaatttccacagcGGAAAAAGAAGAGCACCAAGGGTGAGGGAATGCATACAACTAAGGTATGTATATACCGTCAAGTCAATCCTGACTGATAGCGACTATTCgcgtggttttcatggcaagagGGGAACGGAAGTGGTTTGCCATCGCCTCCCTCCGAACATATGCCGgggtgcaaacacaaggagaaacaCGTAAATTTcacacaccctgagcaggactcaaaccctgaaCAGCTGTGAGACAGTGGTTtacctctgtgccaccatgtcccccacaAGTAAGGTATAATTGAGTAAAAGATGTAGTTGAATGCCATACAGTGAATAATATAGTAAGTGAATAACAATTACATCCAAATTGTAATGACATAAGGAAAAGTACATAATAATGTAACTGTGAACAAAGTAATGAGACTCCAACAAACCCAAGTGAATAATGGTAAATATGGTCAAAATATGTTTCGcagaagaaacactgaaaatattcttCAGGTGCCACTTGTTGAGCAAGGGAAAGCCATCCACACTTCAGAGAGCAACATGTTAAAGCGCACGGTTACATGCTTTAATGCCTGCCCCCTGTATGTCGTGCTCCGCTTTTGCGCTATCGATTTGTTTCCGTCAGCCTGCATCCGGCGCGGGGCATTAAACAAACGGGATGAAGACGGATGCCCTTTGGTTACCGACTCGTGCGGCAGTATTTGCCGATAACGTACTCCTCGGTTCTGTTCGTCACGAGGCGCACAGTTGGGGGATTCAATTAATCCTCATTAAATCTCGTCGCCGGATGACCGCGTCTATGCTGAGTTAATTCCCAGTTTACTCAGCGCGACCGTGTTTAGGGAAGCCGATCAGAAGACCACAGGGAAAGGTCGTAATTCGTCCAGTTTAGCCTGCGCTGTGCCGGCACATCACTTCGGCTGCGAAAAAGGCCTACAGAATAGCGTGGCCCTTCGCTCTGCGGCACCGTACACCCGAGGTGCGTCCCGCTCACACGTTATTGATCCTGCGTGCGAATCTGGCCTCTGAACTCTCTAATCTAAGTCTGCTTGAACAGATATCCCACTGGTGCGGAGAATCTGATTTCCAAACGTGCCCCAAAGGAGGACGTGACTGGCATTAATTGTTGCCGTGTCTGTTCAGACTGTTAAGTAGATTTCAGTGAATTGAGTTCAGTCCTGCGTCGAATGGGCCGGCGGAACGACTGCAGCAGAACCGCGATGGATTAAAGATAGAGATTTCAGATAGAAGAGCTGGCACCCACGCTACCCCTTAGACTCTTCCCTCCTCGGACTTCTTTATCTTTTACTCCTATCAGTCGTGCAGCAGTAAATCCTCTGCTCGGAGATCATATTCAGAGCAAATAAGCAGCGGCAGAGCTGCTGTCAAACACGGAAAATGAAGGATGTGGAATAATGTCTTCGCTACCATCACTTTCTGATAGGAGCGCACGTCACACATGGATCGAGGTGTCACGAGCCCCGTCAGTCTATTCGTGAGCCACTTGCTGGTGGCCTGCGCTTGCGTCTTTGAGGATCCCAAAGGAAATGGGTGTGTGGGAAATGCCACCGAATCACAAGGTGTTGGAGATGAAGATGTTTGCACGGTACAGTTATTTTACCGTGCTCTATTTTTTCCTGACCTTGCTCTTCTGTGTCATTCAGCTGTGACTACACACGGAATATGAAATTACGTTCCTGAAGAGTCGATCTCTTTAGATGTTTCCTATAGACACGGGCAGGTCATTGGTATCCCCAGTGTGTCTGCAGTTCTTCTTTGGCCTTGTTGGAGAAGTGTGGAGGGAGAAGTCAAGAGCCAGGGCTTGAAAAAAGGAGAAGCAACTTGCAGGCTCCACCCCCTCACTCCATTCCGTAAAAATCCACACCAGCTACCTTTCGTTTTGTCGAGAAGTACTTTGAAGTACCAGACACACAACATCATACTTCGCCCATGAGTTGAAGCAGTCAAACTGAAAACGTGTCGTTCTATCATGGACAGACACTGAGGGAATCGCAATCACAGCAGGAGCCGAAAGTAATGCCTGCGAAGCAGGGATTGAATGAAGAAAGTACATTTATGAGGGACTGGACAGTGAAAAATATCTGTGATTTGGGAACCTGCTGGtagaatttagttttttgttcctCGTGTGGGCCTATGAACACAACCTCAGTCAGAAGGACCCCTCCATGAATTTTCTTTCGCTCAGTGAAACTTCTATGCCATATTCCAGCAAGCCTGCCTTACTTTAATATTATAATCACCTTTGTGTGAAATGCTGTTCTATCCCAGTTATGTCTCAGCACTAGATTGACAGAAGAAGGTTCTGACACGTTATGTGGGCAGCTATCGACCTAATGGTACAACCCACGGCGCACAGTTGTGTAAGGATGTTTATGTAAGTGAATTCCATTTTGACATTAGGTTTAAGCTACTGTAATAAGAAGTCAGTTTGCTCTTGCATGATTATCCCGGTTAGCACAGGCAAGCAGTCTTTCTGTGTTTAGGACATATGGTGAAGAGGCAGAAGAGTGCTTTATTCAAAGCAATGTTTGCCGGAGGTTTTGGAAGTTCATGTCCTGGCAAGGCCTCCAAGCGATTGCTGTGCCTTTATTGGAATGTTATTGTTAGTACCAATATCTTTTAGTGTGTGCAGAAGTGCTACTGTACCGATGTGGTCGGCTGGTATCTTCAATCTTCTAAATTTAATAATCCATTTTTCTCTCCACTGAACAAAACATAGCGAGTtgagaaagagggggaaaagtGCACCCAGCCCGGTTTCCGTTTTACTtaccaaaaaagaaatatacaaacagaggcagaggtggagaaaaTCATTGTTCTTGTGGTAAATTTGTGCTGGACTGAAACAGTTCAGGTTATGAAACCAGCATTATTAACATTCTCTTACTTTTTTATACTAATTTATCTTTATGTATTCTCTGCTCGCTATGTGTATTACCATTAGACTGATGTTAAACTCATCAATGGTAATGATcgattaaatttgtttttgaggTTCATTTTAACGTGAAGTTCTTGGTGGATAAATGATGGACAGTCATCGTATACATTACCTTCTGGTGAGGTACATTTGGGAGCTGCAACTGCTGGGTGGCATCTTCAGGATATCCCATAGGCTTGTGGGGTGAGCGAGGAGGAGACCAACTGGAGACCAACTGGAGACCAAGTCCGCCATGAGAAAAGCCACTTGtttgacacaaaaacacaaaggactAGCAGGATGTTGATGCCCAAGGAGACCTTGGGCGTGGGGGCATTGATCCCTTTTTACTTGCCATGACATTTAGACTCACCTGCACTGGCTCTGTCCTCATCCAGAGTGCATgggctgacctttgaccccaggAAGGTGCGGTTCAAGCACTACCCGCAGAGATGTTAGGACTCCCAGATGAACAGTAAACGCACCCTATGGATAACTGTCAAAACTGCGATTCCTCTTCATCTGTTGATGTAGTTTGAAGTGGCATTTCATAACTCTTCCCAACACTGACAACAGGTGGACTGATACATGGATTCATATGTCAGTTTCATACCTTGTAATTATTGAGAGATAAGTGTGAGATGAATGTGAGGATGATGCTGGGAGGAAACACACGAAGACTGCGGAACGCTGTCGGCGTAACttgctttttaaactttgtaCTATTGCCATGTCCTCAGTCCGGCACCTGGAACGCTTCTCCTTTATAAGTCCATTTTTTGTACGCCTTCTATGTTAGCGAACAGGCCAGCTGTGCGTTAGCCTCTACATATTAGCATTTAGCTACGTTAGTCTCTAGCTTCACGTTAGCTCTTAGCAACATGTTCATCCGGCCTTACAAGTTAGTCTCTTGCCCCTGAACGTATTTCAGCCCCTCAGAAGCTCCAGGAAGTGGATCCCAGGGACAGGCAGACAGTGTGTTGGTGCACAGACAGACTCTTCTCTCCATGGAGAAGGTTTAGATACTTTAATGAGGCAGTGAGCAGCAAGAGAACAGTTGTGCGAGCAAATTACCGCATGGCGGATCCAGTGTGTCAAATCTGTCCGGCACAACGAGTCCTGTAAGATAGGTTTAGCGCTGCGTCAGTTCGATTATAGCTTTCGGCCTACTGCATACAACAAACGTTCCTTTGTCGAAGAACTGTGCGTGATAATcgttaaaaataacaaatgcgAAAGCTGTCGAGTGAGCCTGCAGCTCTGGTTGTCCAGCCTGGCAGCAGCGGCATTCCGATGCTTCTGAACTTTCTTCGGTGATTTTTAGGCTTTCCGTTACACTCCAGGGTAAATGGATTCGGCATGAATCTTCAATCTTGAGTCTTACTCGGGACCCCACACGAAGGTACGTTGCTGTCCTGCTTTCCTTAACTCCTTAAGTTTGGCATCTGAAGGCTGGCAGTTTCCTTTGGCTTCTTACAGGAAAGTGGAGTGACTTCTGGCCGCTTGCTgttgtgacattttcattttgttaggCAAGACATGAGAACGATAAGTTAATCCTCAAATACTCATCTCCGACTTAAATCAGCTACTTAAAATTCACTTGTCTTAAATGCATAACATGAATTAAATAGAGCAGAACTTGGGCAAGCAATTAACTGAGATCTGAACAACATTCAACAGTCAgtgaaggctggctgtaagacACTGTAAGGTGAGGGACATATTTGTATTAAACATCATCTTTGATTGTTTAATTTGGTTATATTTATCTAGTTTTCGCCAAGTGCGGATTTGAGAAACAAAatatgggacagcaggtggcatagtggttaaaccTGTCATGATGTAGTTGAAGGACCTAGATTTGAACccatcctgctgctgtagtacccttgagcaaggtactctaCTCATCCTGAATTagtacactaaaaattacccagctgcataaatgagtaaatcactgtaagcagcttaacattgtcagttgttttggagaaaagcatcagctaaatgaatggataAAAAATGATttgggtgctgctgctgctgtgtcagTGGAACCTCACATTAATCCAGcacatttccacaaacaccccAGCCCAGGAGGAAGTGCTGAGGACCAAAAATGCTGACCGACAGCTTGGCCGACGCTCACGTTGTCTGAACACACTCTCACCTTTTAATGCCATTTCTACCACATCTGGTTTAACTGGAGAGGGTCCCGTCTCTGtataaaacagaaaagggaGCTGGATGGGAGTCTGATAGGATTCTAAAACCTTATTCTCACTTCCCAGAAGGTCAGAGAACAGTAACTGCTCCTAGCATCTCAGGTTTATTTACAGCCTTTAATATGTGGAGCTACTCCAAGGCCATGGTTTGTGTTATTTCTTACATAAATATTATGTTCAGCTTCATTTTGGCTTTGTGAAAATTGCGTCCGTAGCATCTGCACTCTAAACGTTTGTCTCCTGAGTGGCTGCATGCCTTCAACAGCCTCTTCTTAGGGAAATCTCCTGCCCCGATATGGAACCGTGAGCCACTGCACTTATAAGGCATTTGATGGGTCGTTTCTGGAAATGGAATTAGTCTCTCGCTTTTCCTGTGGCAGTAGATGGAGTAAATTTTGAATTAATGGTTATTCAAATTTTGGAGATGTTCTAATTATGTCCCTATGAAAGGCCTGCTTCAAATTATCTTCACGAAAGACCGCATCcgcattacatttatgttgcaGATGACTCAAAATCTATTTTAATTGCACTATGTACACTTTTTCTAAATGTACTGATATGTTGAAGTGAACGCCCGTGCCCCCTGCAGCGGAGTTGGACTCTGAGCAGGAGCAGAAGACACTGGACACGGAGCAGGCTCAACAGATCAAGCTGAAAGAGAGGCAGAAGTTCTTCGAGGAGGCCTTCCAGCAGGACATGGAGCAGTACCTCTCAGCAGGGTACCTTCAGATCACCGAGAGGAGAGGTGAGGAGGGTGCAAGGGTTCACAACGAAGAGACAAGGTTCACAGCGCTGTCTTTAGCTGTACCATGGCTCAATTCCAAAGGGTATTTTGCTTTAGAAGTAATCCATTTCGGCCCTTCAGGAGCCAATCCGGGTTTATGCCGTCTTGTGTATCTGAGCACTTTGAGATGTTAAGTTCTTGACTCGCATTAGTCCTAGCATCTAGGAAGCCAACAAAGACGCTTTTCTGAATGTTCGTTCTTGCCCTTTCGTGTGTTTTTCCTCCTAGCTTTCTGGGGAACGCTAGAAGAGGAAGGAGACATTTCTAGTGCCACAGTAGACTAATTCAGTCATCAGAGAACGCTTCTTTCTCAGCTCAATTAACACACACCAGAAAAGTCGACCAGAAGCATCGTGTTATTTCTGAGAGGTCGCAGAGGGCTAAAGATTGAGTTTAACAGGTCATTTGAAGGTCAAACAAACTGCTCATGAAAATACAGTACCTAGAAAAAGTATTCACCCTCCggactgttttattttttgttgtttccctGCATTGAATCAGGATGGATGTAATTACTTTTTTGACACTCATTAACAGAAATACTCGAATGCCAAAGTGAAAACATatttagaatacacacacacacacacacacgatctcTATTCAGCCTCTAAAAACAATTAGTTGTACTTAGATATGTAGCAGTAAATGGTGTGAATATTTATGCAGTTATTCAATATTTATCATTTGGGTAattcaaaactgattttaaactgttttgctGTTGATGAGTGTCAAAAAAGCCCAATTTAATCCATTGTGATTCAATGTTGTaaaacaagagaatgagaagTCCAAAGAAGTGAATTCGCTCCACCGCCCCCTGGAAACTGTAGCTGCAGTGTTTCTAGGTAATCATGTGTTTTCTCGACAGGTAACAAGAGACATTGCCGTTTCTGGAATTTAGGGTAGGAAGGTTAAATTTAGTGAGCAGTGAAAGTTGCTGGGTTGCATCTCAATAGGTGTCCTATGGAAGTACCTCCGAGCAAAGTAATTTGGCAGAAATACTATGATAAATATGCTGCATAAAAGGGTAAGTCATAAGTCTGTCTGAAGAGCAGAGTATGCCGAGCAATAACAATgtataaaaacaataatcatTTCAGATCTCTTGCTCAGGCCTCGGCTAAGGCAAGGCGTTGCGTCGCTGAGCTAACagctgcctctctctccctgttgCGCTCCACTCGACGGGGCGGCTCGCGCTCCCTCTGAGGTACGCTCTCAAACCGTGTGATCCTGCAAAGCTGTTGCGTACATGTCGTGCCGCTCGTCGTGCTGCACTCTGTGTTTCTCAAGCATGCGCAAAGAAAAGTGATGCCGGATGTAGCGAGGAGTCGAACGCTTCTCCGCACTCACGTCACCGTCCCGTTAGCGGGCACGGCAGCACATCGGCGCACCGGAACCCTTTAACGCTGAAAGCAGCTTGTTGAGTGACAGTCTCCATGTGTCTCGTCAAAAAGAGGCACATGCCGAGGAGggccgttgccatggcaacccagGCAGAAACTCCTCTTGGGGGGGCGGATGGGAGGGAGCCAGCAGCGGGGACCACCTGGCGCACTCCGTGCCAGCCGCCCATCTGTGTGGCAGGAGAGATGTGCGAACAACCATCTTGGCACCTGCAAGTGCTGTCAGTCACCGGGGCGGGGCGTCGTTCCCTGCACCGTCCGCGTCAGAACGGCACGCCACCCCCCCGTTTCAAAGCATGGCTTCGCGTCGTTTCACAAAGCCTGTGTTGCCCTTCTGGAAAAGGGGCTCAAGCtcatttttgtgtcattttgctTTCCGGGGTCTCGAACCCTTGTCCTGTAAAGGCCCAGCAGAGCCAGCTGTATACGTAGGGGCCCCTTCAGGACCAGGGCTGGAGAACCCTGCCACTGTGTTTGTCGGTGTGGCACCAGACTGTTGCTGTGACTGCAGCTCATTAGTATCGCCCATAGTCGGTCTCACTCTCAtccgagacacacacacacacacacacacacacacacacacacacacacacacacacacacacacacacacacacaccacagcccTCTAAGGggacaaaattattaaaacaaaggCTGAATTATGTCAGCCCCCATCCCCCTTAGAAACACCAGCAGGATCGAGTCCCTTGCTGGATTCAGGTCCTCGTGTCACGCTGAAACATCAGTGATTCTGGCTGTTTGTGCCATTTGGCAGAACCGATAGGAAGCATGTCCTCAATGGAAGTGAACGTGGACATGCTGGAGCAGATGGATCTGATGGACATGTCCGACCAGGAGGCCCTGGACGTCTTCCTGAACTCGGGAGGAGAAGACAACAGCGTGGCCTCGCCGATGCTGGGTACGAGCACCTTAGCACACCAGCGGCACTATGGCGTGTCACTCGGGGAAAGCTCACACTTACCGCACCGCTACTTACCTCACGCACACTAATACTAcatctgggcagcaggtggagcagtggttagagcagttcCCTTGCAAGTGAatgacccaagtttgaatccttGCTCTTGGTGTAGTTACTCAGCTatgcaaatggataaatcattgtaaacttACGATGCTacgtttaaatttaaaattgccTTGTATaaaggcatcaggtaaataCTGCTTAATAGTTATAGCAATAGATACACACCAAAGACTTATTTCTAGTTATACATGCATTGTGTCGACTGTTGTCAAGTATTAAGACTACATTGGAAGGCATTAGTGCAGCACTACCGTATCGTGACTATTCTTCAGACAAAGGTATCAGAGaataagttaataataataataataatgaggggGAGTCAAACGGATGTCCCTGCAGGTCAGGAACCGGAGCCTTTCCCGCCCACAGAGATCACGCTCCAGGTGCCCACGCAGGCCGAGCTGCGGCACAAGCTTTCCTCGCCATCCTCCTCCTGCAAGCACTCGGGCAGCCAGGAGGCCGGCGAACGTCCCGCGGTGCAGCGGGACGGGGCCCTGGCTGAGAGGGGGGCTGTCGAGCAGCCGGACGACAGTGACTCGCGGGCCACGTAAACGGCGACGCGGTGACAATGAGCTTGCTGTGCAATCTGTGTTTTcggatttttcttttatattaaaaagttCTGTCTTGTATCTAATGCTCAACAGTATTGTGTGGTAATTACAGCCCATCCATATCTCAGATTGTTTAACAATAAATTCTTCCTTCCCAAGCTGCTCGTTTGTATTGAACACACTTGGCACACACGTAGCCTGCGGGAATTGTGGCACGtgcacatatattttaattatcgTTACGCACCAGGTGTTATGGTAATAGCTTAAAAACACATTCGTGTCCAACTGGGAAACAATATTAAACCTGAGAGACAGGATTTTCT
This genomic interval from Scleropages formosus chromosome 23, fSclFor1.1, whole genome shotgun sequence contains the following:
- the dtnbp1b gene encoding dystrobrevin binding protein 1b isoform X1; translation: MSSPGSSDSATRDSCTFSAPFPSCVRRTCAAELDSEQEQKTLDTEQAQQIKLKERQKFFEEAFQQDMEQYLSAGYLQITERREPIGSMSSMEVNVDMLEQMDLMDMSDQEALDVFLNSGGEDNSVASPMLGQEPEPFPPTEITLQVPTQAELRHKLSSPSSSCKHSGSQEAGERPAVQRDGALAERGAVEQPDDSDSRAT
- the dtnbp1b gene encoding dystrobrevin binding protein 1b isoform X3; translation: MSSPGSSDSATRDSCTFSAPFPSCVRRTCAAELDSEQEQKTLDTEQAQQIKLKERQKFFEEAFQQDMEQYLSAGYLQITERREPIGSMSSMEVNVDMLEQMDLMDMSDQEALDVFLNSGGEDNSVASPMLEITLQVPTQAELRHKLSSPSSSCKHSGSQEAGERPAVQRDGALAERGAVEQPDDSDSRAT
- the dtnbp1b gene encoding dystrobrevin binding protein 1b isoform X4, whose product is MSSPGSSDSATRDSCTFSAPFPSCVRRTCAAELDSEQEQKTLDTEQAQQIKLKERQKFFEEAFQQDMEQYLSAGYLQITERRGSMSSMEVNVDMLEQMDLMDMSDQEALDVFLNSGGEDNSVASPMLEITLQVPTQAELRHKLSSPSSSCKHSGSQEAGERPAVQRDGALAERGAVEQPDDSDSRAT
- the dtnbp1b gene encoding dystrobrevin binding protein 1b isoform X2 — its product is MSSPGSSDSATRDSCTFSAPFPSCVRRTCAAELDSEQEQKTLDTEQAQQIKLKERQKFFEEAFQQDMEQYLSAGYLQITERRGSMSSMEVNVDMLEQMDLMDMSDQEALDVFLNSGGEDNSVASPMLGQEPEPFPPTEITLQVPTQAELRHKLSSPSSSCKHSGSQEAGERPAVQRDGALAERGAVEQPDDSDSRAT
- the dtnbp1b gene encoding dystrobrevin binding protein 1b isoform X5, producing the protein MSSPGSSDSATRDSSELDSEQEQKTLDTEQAQQIKLKERQKFFEEAFQQDMEQYLSAGYLQITERREPIGSMSSMEVNVDMLEQMDLMDMSDQEALDVFLNSGGEDNSVASPMLGQEPEPFPPTEITLQVPTQAELRHKLSSPSSSCKHSGSQEAGERPAVQRDGALAERGAVEQPDDSDSRAT